TGACGCTCAAACGGCAACCGCGGTGGCCGAGCATCGGGTTCGATTCGTGCAGCTGAGCGACGCGCGAGCTGACCTTGGCGGCGGTGACGCCAATTTCCTTGGCGATTTCGGCCTGGGCCTTGCTGTCGTGCGGCAGGAACTCGTGCAGCGGCGGATCAAGCAGACGAACCGTAACCGGCAGTCCCTTCATCGCGGTGAAGATGCCGACGAAGTCCTTGCGTTGGAACGGCAGCAAACGCTTCAGCGCCTTGCGACGGGTATCTTCCTCTTCGGCGAGGATCATTTCCCGCATGATGCCGATACGTTCGTCTTCGAAGAACATGTGCTCGGTGCGGCAGAGGCCAATGCCTTCGGCGCCGAAGTCGCGAGCACGCTTCGAGTCGGCCGGGGTGTCGGCGTTGGTGCGAATGCCGAGCGTGCGGTATTCGTCGGCCCACTTCATGATCTTGGCGAAATCGCCCGACAGTTTCGGTTCGCTGGTCGCGACCTCACCCAGCATCACTTCACCCGACGAACCGTCGAGCGAGAGGATGTCTTTCGGGCCGTAGGTCTTGCCGCCGACTTTGATCTTCTTCGCCTTGGCGTCGATTTCGATCTCGCCGGCGCCAGCGACGCAGCAACGACCCCAACCGCGAGCGACGACCGCCGCGTGGCTGGTCATACCGCCGGTGCTGGTCAGGATGCCGGCCGCGCTGTGCATGCCGTCGATGTCTTCCGGGCTCGTTTCTTTACGAACCAAGAGGACCTTTTCGCCGGCCTGGGTGCGAAGCACCGCTTCTTCGGCGGTGAAGGCCAGGGCGCCAACCGCGGCGCCCGGCGAAGCCGGCAGGCCGCGAGTTAGGACGGTGGCCGAACCCTTGGCGGCCGCGTCAAAGCTCGGCAGCAGCAACTGGGTCAGGTCGTTGGCCGGAATCCGCGACAGGGCGGTCGGCTCGTCGATCAGGCCTTCTTTGACCATGTCGCAGGCGATCTTCACCGCAGCGGCGCCGGTACGCTTACCGGTGCGGGTCTGCAGCATGAACAGGTCGCCCTTTTCGATCGTGAACTCGATGTCCTGCACGTCTTTGTAGTGCGATTCGAGCGTGTCTTTGATCTCGAGCAGTTGCTTGTAGACGGCGCGGTTCCACTTCGACATTTCCGCAACCGGTTGCGGCGTGCGGATACCGGCGACGACGTCTTCACCCTGAGCGTTGATCAGGAATTCGCCGTAGAACTTGTTCTGGCCGTTGGACGGGTTACGGGTGAACGCAACGCCGGTACCGGAGTCATCCCCCATGTTGCCGTAGACCATCGACTGCACGTTGACGGCGGTGCCGAGCAGGCCGCGGATGTTTTCGACTTCGCGGTAACGGACGGCGCGGGAAGTGTTCCAACTCTTGAAGACCGCTTCGATCGACAGTTCCAGCTGCTTCAGCGGATCCTGCGGGAAGTCTTCGCCCGTTTCCTTCTTGTAGACCGCCTTGTAGGCTTCGCATAGTTCGATCATGCCTTGAGCCGGCACGTCAGTGTCTTGCGAGACGCCGTACTTCAGCTTGATCTTCGAGAACGCTTCTTCAAAGCTGTGGTGGTCCATGCCCATCACAACGTCGCCGAACATGTTGATCAAGCGGCGGTAGGCGTCGTAAGCGAAACGCTCGTTGTTGGTGGCGTTGGCCAGGCCGACGACCGACGTATCGGTCAGACCGAGGTTGAGAATCGTGTTCATCATGCCCGGCATCGAGACGGCGGCGCCGGAGCGAACCGAAACGAGCAGCGGGTTCTTGTCGTCGCCGAACTTCTTCTTCAGCTCTTTTTCGAGCGTGGCGATGCACTTGGCGACGTCGTTCGACAAGGTCTTGGGCAGCTTCTGACCGCCCTTGTAGTACATGTCGCAGACTTCGGTCGTGATGGTGAACCCAGGCGGAACCGGCAAGCCGATCTTGGTCATTTCGGCCAAGTTCATACCTTTTCCGCCGAGAATCGCTTTGCTGACCCCTTTGCCTTCGGTCTTCGTTTTACCGAAGTAGTAGACCATCTTCGCGCTTTTGGCAGCCGCCTTTTTTTTCGCCATCTTTTCAAACCTTCTGTACGTTGAGGTGTACGATGCGTGTGTTCGGGAACGTCCGTCGATGTATGGTTTCGAGCTATGGCGGCGCCCGGTTAGGGGCGGTTTCTCCTACCACAGGTCGGTATCTGCAAGCGAGACAAAGCCAGCAATGTACTGGAGGCTTCTTTTGAGCGTCAAGTACACAAGAGATGCGCAGACCCTGGTTTTTGGCCGAAAACGGGGCGTTTTTTACTTCGCCGTGATCTTGTCGACCCCCATGAAGGGACGCAGCGCGGCCGGGACCTCAATCGAGCCGTCCGCTTGCTGGTAGTTTTCTAGAATGGCGATAATTCCGCGGCTGATGGCGATCGCAGTGCCATTTAAGGTATGGGCGAAGTGCGTCCCCTTCTCCCCTTTGACCTTGTAGCGAATGTTCAGCCGGCGAGCCTGGTAGTCGGTGCAGTTCGACGTGCTGGTCACTTCGCCCCATTCCCCCGCTTCGCCGCGGCCGGGCATCCAGGCTTCCAGGTCAAACTTGCGATAGGCCGGGCCTCCCAGATCGCCGGTCGCCGTATCAACGACGCGGTAAGGAATCCCCAATCCATCGAAGATCTGGCATTCCAGATCGCAGAATTTGTCGAGCGTCGCGTCGCTTTGGTCGGGCAGCGTGAAGGCGAACATTTCGACCTTCGTGAACTGGTGCACCCGGTAGAGGCCGCGCGAGGCCCGGCCCGCCGAGCCCGCTTCGGTGCGGTAGCAGTGGCTGACGCCGCAGAATAGCTTCGGCAGGTCTTCCGCTTCCAGAATTTTTCCCGAGTTCATCCCGCCCAGGGTGATTTCGGCCGTGGCGACCAGATTCAAGTCGCTGTTTTCGACGCTGTAGATCTGCGTTTCGGGGCCGCGGGGAATGAAGCCGACCCCATGCAAAATCTCGGTTCGCGCCAGGTCCGGAGTGATTGTCGGCGTGAAGCCTTCTTTGATCAGCAGGTCGAGGACATACCGCTGTAGCGCCAGTTCGAGCAGCACCGCTTCGTTTTTCAGGAAGTAGAACCCGGCGCCGGCAACTTGGGCGCCCGATTCAAAGTCGATCAGGTCCAACTTCTCACCCAACTCGACGTGATCAAGCACCTTGAAGTCGAACTTCCGCGGCTCGGTCTTGCCGCGACGCAGTTCCAGGTTCGCTTGGTCATCGGCGCCGATCGGAGCAGCCGGGTGAGTCAGGTTGGGGATCAGCCGCAGCAAGTCGGTGATCTCGGCTTCGAGCCGATCAACTTCTTTCTGGGCGGCGTCCTTTTGTTCCCGCAGCTTGCGGCCTTCTTCGATGATCTTCGGCCGCTCTTCGGCCGAGGCCTTGCCGATCTGCTTGCTGGTTTCGTTGGCGCGACGGTTGAAGTCCTCCGTTTCCTGCTGCTTCTGGCGGCGTTCCGTTTCGAGCGCAGCCACTTTGGCGACGTCGGCGGTAACGCCCCGTTTTTCGCAGTTTTCTTGGACGAGGTCGACGTTGTCGAGGACGAACTTACGATCAAGCATGATAGACGGACTGGGGGAAATTAGTCTTGGTTCGGGGTAATCTTGCTCAGCGTGTGCCACAAAGCGGCGCTCGCCTTGATGCCGCGATGGTAGTCGGCCAGGCAGAACTTTTCGTTGGGGCTATGCGTGTTATCGTCATTCAAGCCCCAGCCAAGCAGCAGAACGTCGACGCCAAGTTGCTCGACGAAATTGGTCACGATCGGAATCGAGCCCCCTTCGCGAATGAAGACTGGCGGACGGCCGAAGCCTTTTTCGATCGCCGATGCGGCCGCCGACATAAACGGACTGTCCAGCGGAACCACAAAGCCAGGCGCCCCGTGGAAGTCGATCAGCTCCATCTTGATGCCCGGCGGAACGATCGCTTCCAGGTGCTTGGTCAGCGACTCGGTCAGTTGCTTGGGATCTTGTTGGGGTACCAGGCGAAAGCTGAACTTGGCCGAAGCTTTGGCGGGCAAGACGGTCTTGGCGCCTTCCCCTTGGTAGCCCGACGTGATGCCGTTGATGTCGAACGTCGGGCGGGTCCAGCGGCGCTCCAGCGTCGAATAGCCCGTTTCGCCCGAAAGTCCTTCAACGCCGATCGAACGCATGAAATCGGCTTCGCTGAAATCGAGCGATGCAAATTGATCGCGCTCTTCGTCGGTCAGCGGATCGACGTCTTCATAGAAGCCGGGGACTTGAACGCGTCCCTTGTCATCGATCAGCGAGGCGAGCATTTTCGCCAGCGTGTTGGCCGGGTTGGTCACCGCGCCGCCAAACGTGCCGCTATGCAGATCTTGTTTTGGACCGGTCAGCTTCAACTCGTAGTAGGCGATTCCCTTCAGGCCATAGGTAATCGCCGGCTGCCCCGGGCCAAACTGGCTGGTATCGCTGATGACGACCACGTCGCACTCGAGCATTTCGTCATGTTCTTTGATGAACGGAACGAGGTGCTCGCTGCCGATTTCTTCTTCCCCTTCGATCAAAAACTTGACCTGAATCGGGAGCTTGCCGACCGACTTCATCCAGGCTTCCACGCTCTTGACGTGGGTCAGCATCTGACCCTTGTCGTCGGTGGCGCCACGGGCATAGACATTGCCGTCGCGGATGGACGGCTCAAACGGCGGACTCTTCCATTCGTCGAGCGGTTCCGGCGGTTGGACGTCGTAATGGCCGTAAACGAGCGCGACCGGAGCGCCTTCGACGGCCGGGCTCTCGGCATAGACGATCGGGTGGCCGTCGGTTTCGTAGACTTTCGTCTCGAAGCCGAGCTCCCCAAATTGCTGGTGCAGCCACTCGGCCGCTTTGCGAACTTCGTCCTTGTAGCGGCTGTCGGTGCTGATGCTGGGGATCTTCAGCAGCTCGCAAAGATCGGCTTCGAATTTCGGGCGATTGTCGCTCAAATACGTCTGTAGTTCAGACATGAATGCTCAAGAATCAAATGTAAGAGGGGCGGTAGGAATTGACCGCAAAAATACTTTCCGATAGAGACAGCGGTACAATATAATGGCAGGCCGCGTCTTCGAGTATGCCACATCCAACGGCGGGAAACTGTTGGAGGCATGACGTTTACGCGAATTCGCCACATCCTTTGGTTGGACAGAAGAGGCTTTGGACGGAAAGCATGGTGAATCAAGAATCAGCGGTCGCCGAACCGGGTGAAGCCACAACGGTAAAATCGAAACCGAAAAATGATCCCAAGCGGAAGAAACAGCCACGTTACAACGTCATCCTGTGGAACGACGATGATCACACGTACGACTACGTGATCTTGATGATGCGTGATCTGTTTGGCTTGGCCTTGGAAGCTGGTTTCAAGATTGCGGAAACCGTCGATCGGACCGGCAAGGCGATTTGTTTGACCACGACCCGCGAACATGCAGAGTTAAAGCGAGACCAGATCCATGCTTATGGCCGCGACGCGTTGATGGCCCGCTCGAAAGGTTCGATGTCCGCGACGATTGAGCCGGTTGAATAGCCGCAAATTTCCCCAATTCACAAATTGAACGACCCCGAACCGATCCACGCGTTGCGCCGGATCGGTTATTTTGTTGGCGATGATGACCGAAAAAGCGCTAAAAACCGTTACCCTGGGCTGCAAAGTCAACCAATACGAGACTGAACTGGTTCGTGAGGGCTTGGTAACGGCCGGGTATCGCGATGTCGCCGAGGGCGAATCGGCTGATCTGTGTGTGGTAAACACCTGCACCGTCACCAATGAGGGGGACGCCAAGAGCCGCCAGGTGATTCGCCGGCTAGCCCGCGATAACCCCGATTCCCGCATTGTGGTGATGGGTTGCTATGCGACCCGGGCGCCTGGCGAGTTGGCGGCGCTGCCCAATGTGGTCGAAGTGGTCGAGAACAAGCGGGAAATCCCCGATCTGCTGGGACGCTTTGGCGTGATCGACGTTCCGACCGGGCTGTCAACGTTCGGCGATCGGCATCGCGCCTATGTCAAGGTTCAGGACGGATGCCTGCTTCGCTGCACCTTCTGCATTATTCCGACCGTACGGCCCGAAATGTACAGTCGCCCGGCGGCTGACATTTTGGAAGAAGTGGCCCGGCTGGCCGACAACGGTTTCCGCGAGATCGTGCTGACTGGAATTCACCTGGGGCACTTCGGCGTCGACTTGAACAAGGGAAAGCCGAAGTCGGAGTGGATGCGACTGGCTCACTTGGTGCGGGATCTGGCAAAGCTCGACGGAGACTTCCGCGTTCGCATGAGCAGCATCGAAGCGACCGAAGTGACTCGCGAACTGATCGACGTGATGGGCGAGTTTCCCGATCGCGTTTGTCCACATCTGCACATCTCGATGCAAAGTGGTTCGGACGCGGTCTTGCGGCGGATGCGACGTCGCTGGGGCGCCCAGCGGTTTGTCGATCGCTGCAAGTTGCTGAAGGAGCGTCTCGATCAACCGGCGATTTCGACCGACATCATTGTTGGTTTCCCCGGCGAGACCGACGCTGAGTTTGAAGAGACCTGCGCTGTGTCGCGGGAAGTCGGTTTCTCGAAGATCCATATCTTTCCGTTTAGCCCCCGCAAGGGAACGCCGGCGGCTGAGATGTCCGATCACATCCCGGGCGACGTCAAAGCCGATCGCCGTCGCCGCTTGGCGGAGGTCGAGACCGAAGCGCGGGAAATCTATTTCCGCTCGCTGGTCGGCAAGCGGCTCGCGGTGCTGGGCGAAGCGGCCGAGACCGACACAGCCGGACAAACGGTCGTGCGGGGGACCGCGTGTCGCTACGCTCCCGTTTCTTTCGCCGCTGACGCCGATGCGGTTGGCAAATTGACCCAGGTCGAGATCTCACAGGCGCAGTCCGAGTTGCTGTTAGGCGCCGCCCGTTAGTTTTGCAACGGCCTGGGGGCGTCAGCGCGGTTGTAGCGAAGGCGCAAACCTTATGATCGTTTGATCTGGCGGATGCTAGCGTTTTCTGGCTCGCACGACGTTCGCTGCCGATGAAAGGGGGGAAAGCGTAGATCTCTCTCCAGTGGGCAGAACGTAGCGAGAATCCCGTGGCGACAGCGACATCGAATGCGAAAGAGACCGGTATCCTGTTAGAAGCCGGCACCAACGAAGCGGAAATTCTAGTTTTTCAGGTCGGGGAGCAGTACTTTGGCGTGAACGTCGCCAAGGTCAAAGAAGTGTTGGAAATTGGCGAAGTGACCGCCATTCCGCATGGCCATCCTTCGATTGAGGGGCTCGCGCAGATTCGTAACGAGGTCGTTACCTTGGTGAATCTCGCCCACTATCTCTACGGAGATGAAGAGTTCCCCGAAGTGGCCGGCAAAGACTACATGTTGCTACTCGAATTCAATTCGCAGCAACTCGCTTTCCGCGTCCAGCGAATTCAACGGATCTATCGCGTCAGTTGGAAGGCGACCAAGCCGCTGCCGGAAGCGCCCGGCATGACCGCGCCGATTACCAGCGTGATTCTGCTCGACGGGCGCTTGATTCAGATTCTTGACTTCGAAACGATCGGCAACAAAATTGGTCACATCGACCAGTCCTCGTCGGTCGAAGATCATCAAGTCGAACGTATCGAAGCGGCTGATTGCCCGATCGTGTTCGCGGAAGATTCGCGGATGATCTCGGAGATGATTAGCGATTCGCTCGAAGCGGCCGGATTTACCAACGTCCGCGGCTTCACCGATGGCGAAGACGCACTTCGCTACCTGCAGAGTCTGTCGGCGGAGCATGACGCGTCGACGATTCGCTCGGCGGTCAGCGTCGTGGTGACCGATGTCGAAATGCCGCGGATGGACGGCTTTAGTCTTGCCAAGCAGATTCGCAGCAACGACCAGTTGGCCCAACTGCCGATCGTCATCTTTTCGTCGCTCGTTTCGCGCGACAACGAAAAGAAGGGGAAGCAAGTTGGCGTCACCTGCCAGGTCGCGAAGCCGCGATACGAAGAGTTGGTAAATCGGATCCGCGAAGCGGCGGGGATTATCTAGAAGTAGATGCCGCGTAACTGGCGCCACCTATAGGAAGTCCCCTGTCAAGGCAGACCCTCTCCGGGCCTTCGCCCTTCTTTCTTTTTTGCAGGGGAAGGGGCTTGTAGGTTAACGGTTGATCTTGGGACGCTGCTGGTTCGGTTGACGTTGCGTCGTTGGGCTGGAGAGTCGTGTTCGCTTTTGTCCGCTTTATGTCAGGGGCTTTTAAGGTTCGCCCAGGCACCTATTGGAGACTCTTCCATGCGGAGGTCTATGCGGATATCGGAGCGTTTCCTGTTCGGAAGGGAGCGGGTTCATTCATGCTCGGGAACTCGAGGTTCAATGGCGCCACGGGAACTCCGCTCCTGGCTCTAGCTGCGGTTTCAACTTCATTCCAGGCTCAACGATTCGTCTTACGAACTGGCGATCGCCGGATCATAACTTTTTCCAGTTTTCCACAGGCTCCACAACGTCGTCGCCAGGCTGCGGGCCACGTTGCGACGAGCCGTCGCGGGATTTAGTCCTTTCTCTTGAGTCCAGTGGCGATATTTTTCTGCGAACGGGCTGCCCGACTGCGCGATGGCGGTTCTGGCGGCGCCGATCAGGACGCTTTTCAGCGGGCGACTTCCCCGTTTGCTAAGTCGTACGCGTTGCGGACCGCTGCCGCTATGACGTCGCTCGAGACCGAGCCCGCAGTAACGCCACAGGGCCGATTTACTGCGAAAGCGGTCTGGCGTGTCGATGTAAGCGTAAAAGGTCGCCGCACGAATCGGGCCGACGCCCGGCGCCTCTAAAAAGCGGCGAATCGGCGGCTCTTTGCGACCGAGTTGAATGAGCCTGGCTCTGATTTCTTCCTCCTGCTGCAGCAACAGTTCGTAGACTTTCAGGACAAGATCGAGGTCTTCGTGCAGCACTTTGCGGCGCGGCAGCTTCTTCCACAACTGCTGTCGTTGTTCAGGATCGAGCACGTTGCCGATCGAAGTAAAAACGCCCTGCCGACGCAGCAACGCCGTTAGTTGATTCCCTTGTCGAACGCGTTCGCGAACCCGATCGTGATAAAACGCCACGTGCAGTTTCAGTAACGCTCGATCGACCGAGTCGACTTGATGAACCTCCTTGAGAAATCCGCCGCGAAGCAACTGCGCGAGCCGCTTCGCATCAATCGCATCATCCTTGTCCCCCTCTTTGGCGACATAGGCGTTTCTCCGCGGATCGCAGACCACCAACCGGTCGACGTAAGGACGTAAATTGCGAGCCAGCCAATCAGCCAGCGGCCCCTCCTCGAAGGTCAATTCCCGCGGCCGTCGATACGCTTCGAGCGCCTCAATCAGGGCTGGAATGGCGGTATCGCAAGGCATCTCTTGGACCACCTTCCCTCGGGAATTCAGGACGGCGATCTGAGTAAACTCGCAATGTGTATCAAACGCGATAAAATAGGCCACGGCCGGGCTCCTTGTTGGAAGGCATCGAGACGTTGAACATCTTCAAATGCTAACCCACATTGAGCCCCGGCTTCCTATATCTTCATGCTCTTCCGTCGAAGACGCCGTAAGGGCATGGCAACTGCTGCTAGCAGCACCCTCTCTTTCTTCTCCAGATTTCCGCTCAAGATTCGCCTTGCTCTGGCCGGGGGGATTTTGCTACTGTTCGCCCCGGTCGCGCGGCTTCGTTGTGTCGCGGCAAACTCAACGTCCATGCGAATTTGAGAGCAAGGATGCGAAACCTACAACTTACTCTGGCGGCGGTTCTTGTTTTGGCGACCAGTGCGGCAGCGCTGGCGCTTCCCCCCTGGGCTCGCCTGATTCCGTTCAAAAGCGTCGACGCGGATGTGAACGAAGAATACAAGCTGACCGACTCCAACGGTCCCTGGATGATCATGGCGACTTCCTTCAGCGGTCCTGGCGCCGCGCAGGACGCCCACAATCTGGTGTTGGAACTTCGCAAAGATCACAACATGGAAGCGTACGTCTACGAGCAATCGTATGACTTTACGGAGACGATCGACGGTCTTGGCTACAACCAATACGGCGAACGCAAGAAGATGCGATACGCCGACGAAGGGAAGTACACCAGCATCGCGGTGTTGGTCGGCAACTTCGATTCGGTTGACGATAGCAAGTTGAAAGACGCGCTGGATGATCTCAAGAAAGCCCATCCCAAGTGCCTTTCAGGCGACAATTCGGAGACGTCACAGCACGACGCGATTAAGTACTTGCGACGCAAGATTCGCGAAGCGGTCACCACCGACGAGAAAGCAAAAAAAGGTCCGATGGGGCACGCCTTCGTTTCCCGCAATCCGCTGCTGCCGGACGAATACTTCCAGCAAAAGGGAGTTGATCCGCTCGTGCTGAAGATGAACGACGGCGTCGCCAACAGCCTGCTCGACTGCGAAGGCAAATATAGCGTGCGGGTCGCCACCTTCACCGGCGCCACCGAAGTTGACGCCAAGAAGATCCAGGAAATTGTCGAGGGAAACATCGTCAGCGGCAGTCGGTTGGCCGTCGCCGCCGAAAAAGCGGAACGCCTGACCGCCAAGTTGCGCAAACAAGGGGTTCCGGCCTATGTCTTCCATGATCGCTCGGAAAGCATGGTGACGGTCGGTTCGTTCAATTCGGTCGGCACCGAACGGTCCGATGGTAAGATGGAAATCGATCCGCAGATCAACCGAGTCATCAATGACTTCCGCGCTACGCCGGTTCCGGGAACCGCCAACTTCACGCCTAAGACGATCGATGGAGTTCCGTTTGACGTTCAGCCGGTGCCGGTCACCGTGCCGAAAAAGAGCGTCGGCTCCTCCTACGCCAAGTGGAACTTCCTGAAGTAACGCTTGCTTCCGATCGATCGCTACCGAAGCCACACAGGCCTCTCATCCAACCAGATGAGAGGCCTTTTTCTTTTTCCGCAGGCCCCCTGGTTGGTCAACACGGCGGCGCTGCTACATTGGCGGCCAAGCATGGATTTATTGGTCGAGGAAGCGATGGCGAAAAAACGATTGCTGGTACTGGGGACCCACAACAAAAAGAAGGGCGCCGAAATGGCGACGCTGCTCGAGCCGCTAGGGATCGAGCTACAAACCCTGGCCCAATCGCCGGGCGCCATCGAAGTCGAAGAAGACGCCGATTCGTTCTCGGGAAATGCCGAGAAAAAGGCGATCGAGCAAGCCGTGAACCTCGGAATGTGGGTTTTGGCCGAAGATAGCGGCCTGTGCGTCGATGCGTTGGCAGGGGCGCCGGGCGTCTATTCTGCCCGATTTTCGGGGCCTGAGGCGACCGACGAGTCCAATAACCAGTTGCTGCTGGAAAAGCTGGCTGACGCGGCCGACGCCCGGCGGACGGCGCACTACGTTTGTTGTATGCGGCTGGCGTCCCCCAGCGGCGAGATCATGGCGGCCAGCGAAGGGATCTGCCGCGGCCGCATTGTGTACCAAGAACGTGGGAGCGGCGGGTTCGGTTATGACCCGCTATTTGAGCTGATCGAGTATCGCCGCACGTTCGGCGAAATGGGTGGAGCGGTCAAATCGGTGCTGAGCCACCGAGCGAGAGCTTCCCGCCGCCTGATGCCGCAACTAAGGCAGTTGCTGATCGCTGGGAAGTGGGCGAATTAGTCGCTAGCAAAAAAAATGAGCGAGCCGTTTGGATGATGTCGGCTCGCTCTTTATGAAATGTAGACCGTTAGATGACCTCCGTAAGGTAGCAAAGCAGTTATAATCTTTGCAATAGCATTTGGACAAAATCGGAAGAATTTCTCGCCGGAGCGGCAATCGTGACTAGACGACAAATCATTCCAGCTTTGTTGGCTGCATGGATAGCGGTCTCGATTCCGGCGCTCGTGCGGGGGGAAACCGCCGACCAGTGGGTCGATCAGAACCTGCCCCAGCTGATGGAAATCTACAAAGATCTCCATAGTCACCCGGAGGTTTCGTTCGAAGAAGCGAAGACCGCGAAGAAGTTGGCGAGCTTTTTGGGTGACGCCGGCTATGAGGTGACGACCGACGTCGGGGGGCATGGCGTCGTCGCTGTCCTGAAAAACGGCGATGGGCCAACTTTGATGTTGCGATGCGATATGGATGGGCTGCCGGTCACCGAACAAACGGAATTGGTTTATGCGTCGCAAGAAAAAATCACCACCGCCGACGGAGTCACCACCGGCGTGATGCATGCCTGCGGGCACGACATTCACATGACCAACATCATTGGCGTCGCTCGGTATCTGGCCTCGCATCGCGACCTGTGGCAAGGGACGCTGGTCGTAATCTGCCAACCGGCCGAAGAGCGTGGCGGCGGCGCCAAAGCGATGCTGGAAGACGGCCTGCTGACGCGTTTCCCGAAACCGGACCATGCGCTTGCCCTGCATGTTTCGGCGACATTGCCGGCCGGCAACGTTGGCTATCGCGCTGGGTACGCCATGGCGAACGTCGACAGCGTCGATATCACCGTACGCGGTCGCGGCGGACATGGCGCCTATCCGCACACGACAATCGATCCGATCGTCCAGGCGTCGGAGCTGGTGATGTCGCTGCAAACGATCATCAGCCGCGAAATCAAGCCGATCGATCCGGCCGTGATCACCATCGGCTCGATTCATGGCGGCACGAAGCACAACGTGATCGGCGATCGCTGCGACTTGCAGCTGACCGTTCGCAGCTATGGCGACAAAGTTCGGTCGCAATTGCGTGACGCCATTATCCGCCGAGCCAAGGCGATTGCTCAAGCCTACGGGGCGCCAGAGCCGACAATCGTTTACTCCGAAGGAACGCCGAGCCTGTTCAACGACCAAGAATTGGCGAAGCAGCTGGTTGAGGTGTTCCGCAAGACGCTGGGGGACGACCATGTCGAGCCGTGCGAACCGTCGATGGGAGGCGAAGACTTTGGCCGCTATGGCCGGGCAGGAGTGCCGATCTTGATGTTCCAGCTTGGCTCGGTCGACCAGAAGCGGTTAGACCGGTTTGCCGAATTGGGGCAGCCGCCGCCTTCGCTGCATTCCCCGTTTTACTATCCGGACGTTGAGCCGACGCTAAAGACTGGACTGCGGGCAATGATTGCAGGCTCGCTCGACCTACTGAAGGCGCCGCCTGCCGAAGAACAACGC
This sequence is a window from Blastopirellula retiformator. Protein-coding genes within it:
- the ppdK gene encoding pyruvate, phosphate dikinase; the encoded protein is MAKKKAAAKSAKMVYYFGKTKTEGKGVSKAILGGKGMNLAEMTKIGLPVPPGFTITTEVCDMYYKGGQKLPKTLSNDVAKCIATLEKELKKKFGDDKNPLLVSVRSGAAVSMPGMMNTILNLGLTDTSVVGLANATNNERFAYDAYRRLINMFGDVVMGMDHHSFEEAFSKIKLKYGVSQDTDVPAQGMIELCEAYKAVYKKETGEDFPQDPLKQLELSIEAVFKSWNTSRAVRYREVENIRGLLGTAVNVQSMVYGNMGDDSGTGVAFTRNPSNGQNKFYGEFLINAQGEDVVAGIRTPQPVAEMSKWNRAVYKQLLEIKDTLESHYKDVQDIEFTIEKGDLFMLQTRTGKRTGAAAVKIACDMVKEGLIDEPTALSRIPANDLTQLLLPSFDAAAKGSATVLTRGLPASPGAAVGALAFTAEEAVLRTQAGEKVLLVRKETSPEDIDGMHSAAGILTSTGGMTSHAAVVARGWGRCCVAGAGEIEIDAKAKKIKVGGKTYGPKDILSLDGSSGEVMLGEVATSEPKLSGDFAKIMKWADEYRTLGIRTNADTPADSKRARDFGAEGIGLCRTEHMFFEDERIGIMREMILAEEEDTRRKALKRLLPFQRKDFVGIFTAMKGLPVTVRLLDPPLHEFLPHDSKAQAEIAKEIGVTAAKVSSRVAQLHESNPMLGHRGCRLSVTYPEILEMQVTAIVQAAIECKKKRIDAQAEIMIPLVGTAAELKLLREKAEETIAKVKADKKFDGKLGILIGTMIEIPRAALTADEVAEYAEFFSFGTNDLTQMTFGYSRDDINTFLPDYLSKEILPVDPFQSLDASGVGQLVEMGVTKGRSTRKKLKVGICGEHGGDPASIDFCHRVGLDYVSCSPFRVPIARLAAAQAAIRNGGKKKK
- the serS gene encoding serine--tRNA ligase, which codes for MLDRKFVLDNVDLVQENCEKRGVTADVAKVAALETERRQKQQETEDFNRRANETSKQIGKASAEERPKIIEEGRKLREQKDAAQKEVDRLEAEITDLLRLIPNLTHPAAPIGADDQANLELRRGKTEPRKFDFKVLDHVELGEKLDLIDFESGAQVAGAGFYFLKNEAVLLELALQRYVLDLLIKEGFTPTITPDLARTEILHGVGFIPRGPETQIYSVENSDLNLVATAEITLGGMNSGKILEAEDLPKLFCGVSHCYRTEAGSAGRASRGLYRVHQFTKVEMFAFTLPDQSDATLDKFCDLECQIFDGLGIPYRVVDTATGDLGGPAYRKFDLEAWMPGRGEAGEWGEVTSTSNCTDYQARRLNIRYKVKGEKGTHFAHTLNGTAIAISRGIIAILENYQQADGSIEVPAALRPFMGVDKITAK
- a CDS encoding dipeptidase, whose protein sequence is MSELQTYLSDNRPKFEADLCELLKIPSISTDSRYKDEVRKAAEWLHQQFGELGFETKVYETDGHPIVYAESPAVEGAPVALVYGHYDVQPPEPLDEWKSPPFEPSIRDGNVYARGATDDKGQMLTHVKSVEAWMKSVGKLPIQVKFLIEGEEEIGSEHLVPFIKEHDEMLECDVVVISDTSQFGPGQPAITYGLKGIAYYELKLTGPKQDLHSGTFGGAVTNPANTLAKMLASLIDDKGRVQVPGFYEDVDPLTDEERDQFASLDFSEADFMRSIGVEGLSGETGYSTLERRWTRPTFDINGITSGYQGEGAKTVLPAKASAKFSFRLVPQQDPKQLTESLTKHLEAIVPPGIKMELIDFHGAPGFVVPLDSPFMSAAASAIEKGFGRPPVFIREGGSIPIVTNFVEQLGVDVLLLGWGLNDDNTHSPNEKFCLADYHRGIKASAALWHTLSKITPNQD
- a CDS encoding ATP-dependent Clp protease adaptor ClpS produces the protein MVNQESAVAEPGEATTVKSKPKNDPKRKKQPRYNVILWNDDDHTYDYVILMMRDLFGLALEAGFKIAETVDRTGKAICLTTTREHAELKRDQIHAYGRDALMARSKGSMSATIEPVE
- the mtaB gene encoding tRNA (N(6)-L-threonylcarbamoyladenosine(37)-C(2))-methylthiotransferase MtaB; the encoded protein is MMTEKALKTVTLGCKVNQYETELVREGLVTAGYRDVAEGESADLCVVNTCTVTNEGDAKSRQVIRRLARDNPDSRIVVMGCYATRAPGELAALPNVVEVVENKREIPDLLGRFGVIDVPTGLSTFGDRHRAYVKVQDGCLLRCTFCIIPTVRPEMYSRPAADILEEVARLADNGFREIVLTGIHLGHFGVDLNKGKPKSEWMRLAHLVRDLAKLDGDFRVRMSSIEATEVTRELIDVMGEFPDRVCPHLHISMQSGSDAVLRRMRRRWGAQRFVDRCKLLKERLDQPAISTDIIVGFPGETDAEFEETCAVSREVGFSKIHIFPFSPRKGTPAAEMSDHIPGDVKADRRRRLAEVETEAREIYFRSLVGKRLAVLGEAAETDTAGQTVVRGTACRYAPVSFAADADAVGKLTQVEISQAQSELLLGAAR
- a CDS encoding chemotaxis protein CheV — encoded protein: MATATSNAKETGILLEAGTNEAEILVFQVGEQYFGVNVAKVKEVLEIGEVTAIPHGHPSIEGLAQIRNEVVTLVNLAHYLYGDEEFPEVAGKDYMLLLEFNSQQLAFRVQRIQRIYRVSWKATKPLPEAPGMTAPITSVILLDGRLIQILDFETIGNKIGHIDQSSSVEDHQVERIEAADCPIVFAEDSRMISEMISDSLEAAGFTNVRGFTDGEDALRYLQSLSAEHDASTIRSAVSVVVTDVEMPRMDGFSLAKQIRSNDQLAQLPIVIFSSLVSRDNEKKGKQVGVTCQVAKPRYEELVNRIREAAGII